From the genome of Haloarcula limicola, one region includes:
- a CDS encoding GNAT family N-acetyltransferase: MSFQVGVRPATEHDITAIQQVAHAAWHAVYDDVLGEEAVDTHLAEGYTRNVLERMIDVDDIGLFVATVDDDVVGYASCGMTDPVGIGDLDLYVHPDYWGEGIGSELLERGKKHLKSLSVRTIRDEVLVDNEVGNGFYRTHFERAGERTARLGGKELPVNVYELSLARV, from the coding sequence ATGTCATTTCAGGTTGGCGTTCGGCCGGCGACCGAACACGACATCACCGCGATCCAGCAGGTGGCACACGCCGCGTGGCACGCCGTCTACGACGACGTCCTCGGCGAGGAGGCCGTCGACACGCATCTCGCGGAGGGATACACCCGGAACGTCCTCGAACGGATGATCGACGTGGACGACATCGGGCTGTTCGTGGCGACCGTCGACGACGACGTCGTCGGGTACGCCAGTTGCGGGATGACCGACCCCGTCGGCATCGGCGACCTGGACCTCTACGTCCACCCCGATTACTGGGGCGAAGGCATCGGCAGCGAACTGCTGGAGCGCGGGAAGAAACACCTCAAGAGCCTCTCCGTGCGGACGATCCGCGACGAGGTCCTGGTCGACAACGAGGTCGGCAACGGCTTCTACCGGACGCACTTCGAGCGCGCCGGCGAGCGCACCGCCCGTCTCGGCGGGAAAGAACTGCCGGTGAACGTCTACGAGCTGTCGTTAGCGAGAGTCTGA
- a CDS encoding redox-regulated ATPase YchF, producing MSYKIGLVGKPSVGKSTFFNAATMNDVPEGAYPFTTIDPSMGEAYVRVDCAAPEFEHSCTPNHGYCTEGVRFVPTKLVDVAGLVPGAHEGKGLGNQFLSDLNEADVLVHVVDFTGETDLEGEPTEDHDPREDIEFLENELDMWYLDILEKGIERYRSGYHGEDKDIEADLAEQMSAFKISEDEIKQVVLALDLELDPDEWDEADREALAREIRIRTKPMVIAANKMDAEAAQENWTEITDDPDYEHLTFVPVSAHAEKALKNGDEQGVLDYRPGDADFEVTADLPEEKAAGLEQIREFVTEFEGTGVQRALETALFEELGAIAVFPGARKPQEDGTFLQDCFVLPDGSTAEDFAYFLHTDIGEGFLHAHDVRSGRQVGADTELDHRDVVEITTTN from the coding sequence ATGAGCTACAAGATCGGACTCGTCGGCAAACCCTCCGTCGGCAAGTCCACCTTCTTCAACGCGGCGACGATGAACGACGTGCCCGAGGGCGCGTACCCCTTCACGACCATCGACCCGTCGATGGGCGAGGCCTACGTTCGCGTCGACTGCGCCGCCCCGGAGTTCGAACACAGCTGTACGCCCAACCACGGCTACTGCACCGAGGGCGTGCGGTTCGTCCCGACGAAACTCGTCGACGTCGCCGGGCTCGTCCCCGGTGCCCACGAAGGTAAGGGTCTCGGCAACCAGTTCCTCTCGGATCTCAACGAGGCCGACGTGCTGGTCCACGTCGTCGACTTCACCGGCGAGACGGACTTAGAGGGCGAACCGACCGAGGACCACGACCCGCGCGAGGACATCGAGTTCCTGGAGAACGAACTCGACATGTGGTATCTCGACATCTTGGAGAAGGGCATCGAGCGCTACCGCTCGGGGTATCACGGCGAGGACAAGGACATCGAGGCGGACCTCGCGGAGCAGATGTCGGCGTTCAAGATCAGCGAAGACGAGATCAAGCAGGTCGTCCTCGCGCTGGACCTGGAACTGGACCCCGACGAGTGGGACGAGGCGGACCGGGAGGCACTGGCCCGCGAAATCCGCATCCGCACCAAGCCGATGGTCATCGCGGCCAACAAGATGGACGCCGAAGCGGCACAGGAAAACTGGACCGAGATCACCGACGACCCCGACTACGAGCACCTGACGTTCGTCCCCGTCTCCGCCCACGCCGAGAAGGCGCTGAAGAACGGCGACGAGCAGGGCGTGCTGGACTACCGGCCCGGCGATGCCGACTTCGAGGTGACGGCGGACCTCCCCGAGGAGAAGGCAGCGGGCCTCGAACAGATCCGGGAGTTCGTCACCGAATTCGAGGGGACCGGCGTCCAGCGGGCGCTCGAAACCGCGCTCTTCGAGGAGTTGGGCGCGATCGCCGTCTTCCCCGGCGCGCGCAAGCCACAGGAGGACGGCACCTTCTTACAGGACTGTTTCGTCCTCCCCGACGGCTCGACGGCCGAGGACTTCGCGTACTTCCTGCACACCGACATCGGCGAGGGGTTCCTCCACGCCCACGACGTGCGCTCCGGTCGGCAGGTCGGGGCCGACACGGAACTGGACCACCGGGACGTCGTCGAGATCACGACGACGAACTGA
- a CDS encoding DsbA family protein codes for MQRRRFLALSGAGFAGGLAGCGGSDATGDSIENHPAAAGLDAQPRRGDLGDHVVLAFEDPSCERCAAFHAETVPEILSRLVEPGLGAFVVRVYPVVFPWGEPASQALEATYARDDAAFWSLLGHYFENRSQFSAENVLDRTGAFLREETALDADAVVSDAESRAYDDAVQADIDAAENAELGETTPVVLLFRDGQFVTKVNGSVSYEVVAEALGEAS; via the coding sequence ATGCAGCGACGACGCTTCCTGGCGCTCTCGGGGGCGGGATTCGCCGGCGGACTCGCGGGCTGCGGGGGCAGCGATGCGACGGGGGACTCCATCGAAAACCACCCCGCTGCGGCGGGACTCGACGCCCAGCCACGACGGGGGGACCTCGGCGACCACGTCGTGTTAGCGTTCGAGGACCCGTCCTGTGAGCGCTGTGCGGCGTTTCACGCCGAGACGGTGCCGGAGATCCTGTCGAGGCTCGTCGAGCCGGGACTCGGCGCGTTCGTCGTCCGAGTGTATCCCGTCGTGTTCCCGTGGGGTGAGCCGGCGAGCCAGGCGCTGGAGGCGACCTACGCCCGCGACGACGCGGCGTTCTGGTCGCTGTTGGGCCACTACTTCGAGAACCGCTCGCAGTTCTCCGCCGAGAACGTCCTCGACCGGACGGGGGCGTTCCTGCGTGAGGAGACGGCCCTCGACGCGGACGCGGTCGTCAGCGACGCCGAGAGCCGGGCCTACGACGACGCCGTACAGGCCGACATCGACGCGGCCGAGAACGCGGAATTGGGCGAGACGACACCCGTCGTCCTCCTCTTTCGGGACGGCCAGTTCGTCACGAAAGTCAACGGCAGCGTCAGCTACGAGGTGGTCGCGGAGGCGCTCGGGGAGGCGTCGTGA
- a CDS encoding formate/nitrite transporter family protein — translation MSPATSDEPNDTTEESHQEGPPPESQMDTQRSYTDIFYNQLQEGMRTLNRPAAGQFVSSVSCGLDISLGPFMMIAMLTSLSGAVADPIAHAIMPILYTFGFLFVILGRSELFTEHTTLAVLPVLDGRDSISNLARLWTLVYSGNIIGGTVAAVFVGWATVALGVIKPKYLVDTGMTFIDLSPQGVFAGAILAGWLMGLLSWILTSVGDTISRIAVIVAVTYLIGFAHMPHCVAGNIEVIAAMMAGAPISVAQWGQFLALTSVGNAIGGVVFVSLVKYGHVTFGSKEPDLDDEVRQGGPSIDSMTDD, via the coding sequence ATGTCTCCAGCAACCTCAGACGAGCCGAACGACACGACGGAGGAATCGCACCAAGAGGGACCGCCGCCGGAGAGCCAGATGGACACCCAGCGGTCGTACACGGACATCTTCTACAACCAGCTCCAAGAGGGGATGCGAACCCTCAATCGGCCGGCCGCGGGGCAGTTCGTCTCCTCGGTGTCCTGCGGGCTCGACATCAGCCTCGGCCCCTTCATGATGATCGCCATGCTGACGTCGCTGAGCGGGGCCGTGGCGGACCCGATCGCCCACGCGATCATGCCGATACTCTACACCTTCGGCTTCCTCTTCGTCATTCTCGGGCGGTCGGAGCTGTTCACCGAACACACGACCCTGGCCGTCCTACCGGTCCTCGACGGGCGCGACTCGATCTCGAACCTCGCCCGTCTCTGGACGCTCGTCTACAGCGGGAACATCATCGGTGGAACCGTCGCCGCGGTCTTCGTCGGCTGGGCGACGGTGGCGCTCGGCGTCATCAAGCCGAAATATCTTGTCGACACGGGGATGACGTTCATCGACCTCTCACCGCAGGGCGTCTTCGCCGGCGCGATACTCGCCGGGTGGCTGATGGGCCTGCTCTCGTGGATACTGACCTCCGTCGGCGACACGATCAGTCGGATCGCGGTCATCGTCGCCGTCACGTACCTCATCGGCTTCGCGCACATGCCCCACTGCGTCGCCGGCAACATCGAGGTCATCGCGGCGATGATGGCCGGCGCGCCGATCTCGGTCGCCCAGTGGGGACAGTTCCTCGCCCTCACGTCGGTGGGCAACGCCATCGGCGGCGTCGTCTTCGTCTCCCTCGTCAAGTACGGCCACGTGACCTTCGGGTCCAAAGAGCCCGACCTCGACGACGAGGTCCGGCAAGGCGGCCCCAGCATCGACTCGATGACCGACGACTGA
- a CDS encoding nucleoside hydrolase — protein MGQRLIVDTDTAGDDSQALLMAALAESIDIEAVTIVAGNVEFDYEVENAKYALDLAGVADSVPVYEGARRPLLKEFDHVDHVHGEGGLGGELFPDTGIPSADGHAVDAIVDVARESPGEVSLACIGPLTNVALAIRREPELNDLLDEVVVMGGAVNTLGNDTPSAEFNFWVDPDAAKIVMNELDVTLVDWGLTVRHGKIGAEDLDRFAEAETPYAEFFTTVTGHAREFSKERLGVDAATQPDTLALACFLNPDLVTEAGTYFVDVDEREGMTRGYSLVDELGITDGEPRTRVVEAVDESTFERMVADMLLHGDPERSL, from the coding sequence GTGGGACAGAGACTTATCGTCGATACGGACACCGCAGGCGACGACTCGCAGGCGCTTCTCATGGCCGCGCTCGCCGAGTCCATCGACATCGAGGCGGTCACGATCGTCGCCGGCAACGTCGAGTTCGACTACGAGGTCGAGAACGCGAAGTACGCGCTGGACCTCGCCGGCGTCGCCGACTCGGTCCCGGTCTACGAGGGCGCGCGTCGACCGCTCCTCAAGGAGTTCGACCACGTCGACCACGTCCACGGCGAGGGCGGGCTGGGCGGCGAGCTCTTCCCCGACACCGGCATCCCCTCCGCCGATGGCCACGCCGTCGACGCCATCGTCGACGTCGCGCGCGAGTCGCCGGGCGAGGTGAGCCTCGCCTGCATCGGCCCGCTGACGAACGTCGCGCTGGCGATCCGGCGGGAACCCGAACTGAACGACCTGTTGGACGAGGTGGTGGTGATGGGCGGGGCGGTGAACACGCTCGGCAATGACACCCCCTCGGCCGAGTTCAACTTCTGGGTCGACCCCGACGCCGCGAAGATCGTGATGAACGAACTCGACGTGACGCTCGTCGACTGGGGGCTGACCGTTCGACACGGCAAGATAGGGGCAGAGGACCTCGACCGCTTCGCCGAGGCGGAGACGCCCTACGCGGAGTTCTTCACGACCGTCACCGGTCACGCCCGCGAGTTCTCGAAGGAGCGCCTCGGCGTCGACGCGGCCACTCAACCCGACACGCTCGCGCTCGCGTGCTTTCTGAACCCGGACCTCGTGACCGAGGCGGGGACGTACTTCGTCGACGTCGACGAACGCGAGGGGATGACTCGCGGGTACAGCCTCGTGGACGAACTCGGCATCACCGACGGCGAGCCCCGAACGCGCGTCGTCGAGGCGGTGGACGAATCGACGTTCGAGCGGATGGTCGCGGACATGCTCCTCCACGGCGACCCCGAGCGGTCGCTGTGA